A region from the Lysobacter sp. BMK333-48F3 genome encodes:
- a CDS encoding RNA methyltransferase — translation MNTDPRHPLAPVQAPENANSLEAASVAADPAAARIRIVLVGTQHPGNMGSAARAMKTMGLSRLVLVAPEKPLDRDAYAMSAGADDVLEAASVLPDLATAVADCHLVLGCTARSRRIALEELAPREAAARIDGRARGGGEVALVFGRERTGLDNEELQLCHAAVHIPANPAYSSLNLGAAVQVLSYELRMAALAATAAGGVYERRDPPASHAQLEGFFGQLGEALDAIDFHKGRTPDSAMRKLRRLFLRADLDEREVRLLRGVLADVERMAMLAGDKR, via the coding sequence ATGAACACCGATCCCCGTCACCCCCTGGCGCCGGTCCAGGCGCCCGAAAATGCCAACTCACTTGAGGCTGCGTCCGTCGCCGCCGACCCCGCCGCCGCGCGCATCCGGATCGTCCTGGTCGGCACCCAGCACCCGGGCAACATGGGCTCGGCGGCGCGGGCGATGAAGACCATGGGCCTGTCGCGCCTGGTCCTGGTCGCGCCGGAGAAGCCGCTGGACCGCGACGCCTACGCGATGTCGGCCGGCGCCGACGACGTGCTGGAGGCGGCCAGCGTGCTGCCCGACCTGGCCACGGCGGTGGCCGACTGCCATCTGGTCCTGGGTTGCACCGCGCGTAGCCGGCGCATCGCCCTGGAGGAACTGGCCCCGCGCGAGGCGGCCGCGCGCATCGACGGCCGCGCCCGCGGCGGCGGCGAGGTGGCGCTGGTGTTCGGCCGCGAGCGCACCGGCCTGGACAACGAGGAACTGCAGCTGTGCCATGCGGCGGTGCACATTCCGGCCAATCCGGCCTACAGCTCGTTGAACCTCGGCGCCGCGGTGCAGGTGCTGAGCTACGAACTGCGCATGGCCGCGCTGGCCGCGACCGCCGCCGGCGGCGTTTACGAGCGGCGCGATCCGCCGGCCTCGCACGCGCAACTGGAGGGCTTCTTCGGCCAGCTCGGCGAGGCCCTGGATGCGATCGACTTCCACAAGGGCCGCACCCCGGATTCGGCGATGCGCAAGCTGCGCCGGCTGTTCCTGCGCGCCGACCTGGACGAGCGCGAGGTGCGGCTGCTGCGCGGGGTGCTCGCGGACGTGGAGCGGATGGCGATGCTGGCGGGGGACAAGCGCTGA
- a CDS encoding inositol monophosphatase family protein — translation MQKPAVTLMVKAARAAGNVLLRHMHRVDALNIVEKGRMDYASEVDRLAEAEIIKEFRRATPDYAILGEEHGPLGQARFTWVIDPLDGTSNYLHGIPHFCVSIALCENGEPIHGVIFDPLRNDLFTASRGSGTQLNEKRVRIAERKELNGAMLITGFPPRERANASAHLKCLDNLLIDVEDVRRTGSAALDLAYVACGRADGYFEAGLKPWDVAAGVLMVREAGGKVVDFRGRPTGPMDNRGLPPRQIVAGNLRVADALQQRIVNTGYANAFD, via the coding sequence ATGCAGAAACCCGCCGTCACCCTCATGGTCAAAGCCGCCCGCGCCGCAGGCAACGTCCTGCTCCGCCACATGCACCGCGTGGACGCGCTGAACATCGTCGAGAAGGGCCGCATGGACTACGCCAGCGAGGTCGACCGCCTCGCCGAGGCCGAGATCATCAAGGAATTCCGCCGCGCCACCCCGGACTACGCCATCCTCGGCGAAGAGCACGGCCCGCTCGGCCAGGCCCGCTTCACCTGGGTGATCGACCCGCTCGACGGCACCAGCAACTACCTGCACGGCATCCCGCATTTCTGCGTCTCCATCGCCCTGTGCGAGAACGGCGAGCCGATCCACGGGGTGATCTTCGATCCGCTGCGCAACGACCTGTTCACCGCCAGCCGCGGCAGCGGCACACAGCTCAACGAAAAGCGCGTGCGCATCGCCGAGCGCAAGGAATTGAACGGCGCGATGCTGATCACCGGCTTCCCGCCGCGCGAGCGCGCCAACGCCAGCGCCCACCTCAAGTGCCTGGACAACCTGCTGATCGACGTCGAGGACGTGCGCCGCACCGGTTCGGCCGCGCTCGACCTGGCCTACGTCGCCTGCGGCCGCGCCGACGGCTACTTCGAAGCCGGGCTCAAGCCCTGGGACGTCGCCGCGGGCGTGCTGATGGTGCGCGAAGCCGGCGGCAAGGTGGTCGACTTCCGCGGCCGCCCGACCGGGCCGATGGACAACCGCGGCCTGCCGCCGCGCCAGATCGTCGCCGGCAACCTGCGCGTGGCCGACGCGCTGCAGCAGCGGATCGTCAACACCGGCTACGCCAACGCGTTCGACTGA
- a CDS encoding class I SAM-dependent methyltransferase — translation MTAANKQQIDDWNGAVGERWLTYNDWLDRRTEAYGRAALAAAAAQPGETVLDIGCGAGATAFELARAVGAGGSVVGVDVSEPLLGRARERAAALGLAVEFRLADASRPLFEPARFDLLFSRFGVMFFDDPVAAFAELRKTLKPGGRLAFACWQAPERNDWYRWPLRAIAAEIDLPSVDPRAPGPFALAEPERIEQVLGAAGFGAIELSAFQAPFYLGEGEDPDAAAADAYDQVLRVGPVARLLAAQDEAVRARAEARLRGALRELARERGIAMMGATWTVTARAV, via the coding sequence ATGACCGCGGCGAACAAGCAACAGATCGACGACTGGAACGGCGCCGTCGGCGAGCGCTGGCTGACCTACAACGACTGGCTCGACCGGCGTACCGAGGCCTATGGCCGGGCCGCGCTCGCGGCCGCGGCGGCGCAGCCCGGCGAGACGGTGCTGGACATCGGCTGCGGCGCCGGCGCGACCGCGTTCGAACTGGCGCGCGCGGTCGGCGCCGGCGGCTCGGTGGTCGGCGTCGACGTGTCCGAACCCTTGCTCGGCCGCGCCCGCGAGCGCGCCGCCGCGTTGGGGCTGGCGGTCGAGTTCCGCCTCGCCGACGCCAGCCGGCCGCTGTTCGAGCCGGCGCGCTTCGACCTGCTGTTCTCGCGCTTCGGGGTGATGTTCTTCGACGACCCCGTCGCCGCCTTCGCCGAACTGCGCAAGACCCTCAAGCCCGGCGGCCGGCTGGCCTTCGCCTGCTGGCAGGCGCCCGAGCGCAACGACTGGTACCGCTGGCCGCTGCGCGCGATCGCCGCGGAAATCGACCTGCCGAGCGTCGACCCGCGCGCGCCGGGCCCGTTCGCGCTGGCCGAACCGGAGCGCATCGAGCAGGTGCTCGGCGCGGCCGGCTTCGGCGCGATCGAGTTGAGCGCGTTCCAGGCGCCGTTCTATCTCGGCGAGGGCGAGGACCCCGACGCGGCCGCGGCCGATGCCTACGACCAGGTGCTGCGGGTCGGCCCGGTCGCGCGCCTGCTCGCGGCCCAGGACGAGGCCGTGCGCGCGCGCGCCGAGGCCCGCCTGCGCGGCGCCCTGCGCGAACTCGCGCGCGAGCGCGGCATCGCGATGATGGGCGCGACCTGGACGGTGACGGCGCGGGCGGTGTGA
- the secF gene encoding protein translocase subunit SecF, with protein sequence MTIFPLTLLPNDANINFMKLRWVSIAVAALIMFVAIGAMATRNFNYALDFTGGNLVELHLAKPVSLDTVRERLAADGYDSAQVQTYGAGNELLIRLQPREGDSGSAATAHAAEAVMKAVSGADNQAKILRNEFVGPQVGRELALNGLYALLFVVVGFLIYIAFRFEWKFAVAAIITTLHDVIVVAGWFAISGHEFDLTVLAGILSVMGYSINDTIVVFDRVRENFRSMRADPETVLNKSINQTLSRTVITSFVAFLTVVALYIYGGGSLRGMAESQMIGIIIGTLSSIFVACPLLTLGLLKVSKQDLLPKAKDEAALARRP encoded by the coding sequence ATGACTATTTTCCCGCTGACCCTGCTGCCCAACGACGCCAACATCAACTTCATGAAGTTGCGTTGGGTCTCGATCGCCGTGGCCGCGCTGATCATGTTCGTCGCCATCGGCGCCATGGCCACGCGCAACTTCAACTACGCCCTGGACTTCACCGGCGGCAACCTGGTCGAGCTGCACCTGGCCAAGCCGGTTTCGCTGGACACGGTGCGCGAGCGCCTGGCCGCCGACGGCTACGACAGCGCCCAGGTGCAGACCTACGGCGCCGGCAACGAGCTGCTGATCCGCCTGCAGCCGCGCGAGGGCGATTCCGGCTCGGCCGCCACCGCCCACGCCGCTGAGGCGGTGATGAAGGCGGTGTCGGGCGCTGACAACCAGGCCAAGATCCTGCGCAACGAGTTCGTCGGCCCGCAGGTCGGCCGCGAGCTGGCGCTCAACGGTCTGTACGCGCTGCTGTTCGTGGTGGTCGGCTTCCTGATCTACATCGCCTTCCGCTTCGAATGGAAGTTCGCCGTCGCCGCGATCATCACCACCCTGCACGACGTGATCGTGGTCGCCGGCTGGTTCGCGATCTCCGGCCACGAGTTCGACCTGACCGTGCTGGCCGGCATCCTGTCGGTGATGGGCTACTCGATCAACGACACCATCGTGGTGTTCGACCGCGTGCGCGAGAACTTCCGCTCGATGCGCGCCGATCCGGAGACCGTGCTCAACAAGTCGATCAACCAGACCCTGTCGCGTACGGTGATCACCTCGTTCGTCGCCTTCCTGACCGTGGTCGCGCTGTACATCTACGGCGGCGGTTCGCTGCGCGGCATGGCCGAGTCGCAGATGATCGGCATCATCATCGGCACCCTGTCGTCGATCTTCGTCGCTTGCCCGCTGCTGACCCTGGGCCTGCTGAAGGTCAGCAAGCAGGACCTGCTGCCCAAGGCCAAGGACGAGGCGGCGCTGGCGCGCCGTCCGTAA
- the secD gene encoding protein translocase subunit SecD — translation MLTFARWKYFAILVVLVVSVLYALPNAYPQDPSVQISAARSGSTQIDAALAKRAADLLAQAKIPTKSVQVEDQGNLMVRLNDTEQQTRAADLLRPKLGSDYVVALSLAPTVPGWLESLGAKPMPRGLDLQGGVHFVMQVDQAAALNKRLEAYVEDVRATLRDSAVPYTSVVRRGNEAIVATLAGNADADKAQKQLRTAFPTLTQDLEGRTLTLNIPPSELQRISLDAIEQNLTTLRNRINAFGVAEPVIQRQGTDRVVIQLPGLQDTAEAKRQIGATATLEFRAVVGDEAAAAAAVRDRNVPPEARVYYNEAKQPLLLSKRLLVSGDQLVNAIPGNDQQGQPSVSITLNAIGGQRMLNHTLENVGKRLGIVYVEQIPITEIVDGKEVRTTRTEERVISSSTIQGVFGKDFQTTGLSRDEANSLAKQLKSGALAAPMTFVEERVVGPSLGADNVKRGTTAVLYSFVFALTFFLIYYRMFGLITCLALVLNLLMVVALMSMIGATMSLPGFAGLALSVGMSVDANVLINERIREELRAGVPPQAAIASGYDKASGTIFDSNMTALLAGLALLAFGTGPLQGFAMTMIIGILTSVFTAVTVSRGIATLLYGNRRKLKSIAI, via the coding sequence ATGCTGACCTTCGCGCGCTGGAAATACTTCGCCATCCTGGTGGTTCTCGTCGTCAGCGTGCTGTACGCGCTGCCGAACGCTTATCCGCAGGACCCGTCCGTCCAGATTTCCGCGGCGCGGTCGGGCAGCACCCAGATCGACGCCGCGCTGGCCAAGCGGGCGGCCGATCTGCTGGCCCAGGCCAAGATTCCGACCAAGTCGGTGCAGGTCGAAGACCAGGGCAACCTGATGGTGCGCCTGAACGACACCGAGCAGCAGACCCGCGCCGCCGACCTGCTGCGGCCCAAGCTCGGCAGCGACTACGTGGTCGCGCTGAGCCTGGCGCCGACCGTGCCGGGCTGGCTGGAATCGCTCGGCGCCAAGCCGATGCCGCGCGGCCTGGACTTGCAGGGCGGCGTGCACTTCGTGATGCAGGTCGACCAGGCCGCGGCGCTGAACAAGCGCCTTGAGGCCTACGTCGAAGACGTGCGCGCGACCCTGCGCGACAGCGCCGTGCCTTACACCTCGGTGGTGCGCCGCGGCAACGAGGCCATCGTCGCCACCCTGGCCGGCAACGCCGACGCCGACAAGGCGCAGAAGCAGCTGCGCACCGCCTTCCCGACCCTGACCCAGGACCTGGAAGGCCGCACCCTGACCCTGAACATCCCGCCGTCCGAGCTGCAGCGCATCTCGCTCGACGCGATCGAGCAGAACCTGACCACCCTGCGCAACCGCATCAACGCCTTCGGCGTGGCCGAGCCGGTGATCCAGCGCCAGGGCACCGACCGGGTGGTGATCCAGCTGCCGGGCCTGCAGGACACCGCCGAGGCCAAGCGCCAGATCGGCGCCACCGCGACCCTGGAATTCCGCGCCGTGGTCGGCGACGAAGCCGCCGCCGCGGCCGCCGTGCGCGACCGCAACGTGCCGCCGGAAGCGCGCGTGTACTACAACGAGGCCAAGCAGCCGCTGCTGCTGTCCAAGCGCCTGCTGGTGTCCGGCGACCAGCTGGTCAACGCCATCCCCGGCAACGACCAGCAGGGCCAGCCCAGCGTGAGCATCACCCTGAACGCCATCGGCGGCCAGCGCATGCTCAACCACACCCTGGAAAACGTCGGCAAGCGCCTGGGCATCGTCTACGTCGAGCAGATCCCGATCACCGAGATCGTCGACGGCAAGGAAGTGCGCACCACTCGCACCGAAGAGCGGGTGATCAGCTCCTCGACCATCCAGGGCGTGTTCGGCAAGGACTTCCAGACCACCGGCCTGAGCCGCGACGAGGCCAACAGCCTGGCCAAGCAGCTCAAGTCCGGCGCCCTGGCCGCGCCGATGACCTTCGTCGAAGAGCGCGTGGTCGGCCCCAGCCTGGGCGCCGACAACGTCAAGCGCGGCACCACCGCGGTGCTGTACTCGTTCGTGTTCGCGCTGACCTTCTTCCTGATCTACTACCGCATGTTCGGCCTGATCACCTGCCTGGCGCTGGTGCTGAACCTGCTGATGGTGGTGGCGCTGATGTCGATGATCGGCGCGACCATGAGCCTGCCGGGCTTCGCCGGCCTGGCCCTGTCGGTGGGCATGTCGGTCGACGCCAACGTGCTGATCAACGAACGCATACGCGAGGAGTTGCGCGCCGGGGTGCCGCCGCAAGCGGCGATCGCCAGCGGCTACGACAAGGCCTCCGGCACGATCTTCGACTCCAACATGACCGCGCTGCTGGCCGGCCTGGCGCTGCTGGCGTTCGGCACCGGCCCGCTGCAGGGCTTCGCGATGACCATGATCATCGGCATCCTGACCTCGGTCTTCACCGCCGTGACCGTCTCGCGCGGCATCGCCACCTTGCTCTACGGCAACCGCCGCAAGCTCAAGTCCATCGCGATCTGA
- the yajC gene encoding preprotein translocase subunit YajC, whose product MNLLDLLIAPAYAQAAPAGAPQGGLFGGGLGGLVLPLVLIAVMYFLIFRPQMKRAKEHRGMLEKLSKGDEVLTNGGIAGTVTDIGENFITVEIAANVRIRVQKGAIANVLPKGTLKSA is encoded by the coding sequence ATGAACCTGCTCGACCTCCTGATCGCCCCCGCCTACGCCCAGGCCGCGCCGGCCGGCGCGCCGCAGGGCGGCCTGTTCGGCGGCGGCCTCGGCGGCCTCGTCCTGCCGCTGGTGCTGATCGCCGTCATGTACTTCCTGATCTTCCGCCCGCAGATGAAGCGCGCCAAGGAACACCGCGGCATGCTCGAAAAGCTGTCCAAGGGCGACGAAGTGCTGACCAACGGCGGCATCGCCGGCACCGTGACCGACATCGGCGAGAACTTCATCACCGTGGAAATCGCCGCCAACGTGCGCATCCGCGTGCAGAAGGGCGCGATCGCCAACGTGCTGCCCAAGGGCACCCTGAAGTCGGCCTGA
- the tgt gene encoding tRNA guanosine(34) transglycosylase Tgt produces the protein MSRMSFQLLGQDGAARRGRLTFPRGTVETPAFMPVGTYGSVKGIMPEQVRELGAQIILGNTFHLYLRPGLDVIGDHGGLHGFARWNGPILTDSGGFQVFSLAHRRKITEQGVTFASPVDGSKVFLGPEESMHIQRVLDSDIVMIFDECTPYPATEEVARKSMELSLRWAERSKRAHEGNDAALFGIVQGGVHHGLRSRSAEGLQALGFDGYAIGGLAVGEPEAERNEMLEHTCPQLPADRPRYLMGVGRPEDLVESVARGVDMFDCVMPTRNARNGHYFTSTGTVRVRNAKYERDLRPIEEGCDCYACANGFSRAYLRHLDRCNEMLGPMLGTLHNLRYYQRLMAQMRQAIEQGTFAAFRESFYAARS, from the coding sequence ATGAGCCGCATGTCGTTCCAACTGCTAGGCCAGGACGGCGCCGCGCGCCGCGGCCGCCTCACCTTTCCGCGCGGCACCGTCGAGACTCCGGCGTTCATGCCGGTCGGCACCTACGGCTCGGTCAAGGGCATCATGCCCGAGCAGGTGCGCGAGCTCGGCGCGCAGATCATCCTCGGCAACACCTTCCACCTGTACCTGCGTCCGGGCCTGGACGTGATCGGCGACCACGGCGGCCTGCACGGTTTCGCGCGCTGGAACGGGCCGATCCTGACCGACTCCGGCGGCTTCCAGGTGTTCTCGCTCGCCCACCGGCGCAAGATCACCGAGCAGGGCGTGACCTTCGCCTCGCCGGTCGACGGCAGCAAGGTCTTCCTCGGCCCGGAAGAGAGCATGCACATCCAGCGCGTGCTGGATTCGGACATCGTCATGATCTTCGACGAATGCACGCCGTACCCGGCCACCGAGGAGGTCGCGCGCAAGTCGATGGAACTGAGCCTGCGCTGGGCCGAGCGCTCCAAGCGCGCTCACGAGGGCAACGATGCGGCCTTGTTCGGCATCGTCCAGGGCGGCGTCCACCACGGCCTGCGCAGCCGTTCGGCCGAGGGCCTGCAGGCGCTGGGCTTTGACGGCTACGCGATCGGCGGCCTGGCGGTGGGCGAGCCGGAGGCCGAGCGCAACGAGATGCTCGAACACACCTGCCCGCAACTGCCGGCCGACCGGCCGCGCTATCTGATGGGCGTGGGCCGGCCGGAAGACCTGGTCGAATCGGTCGCCCGCGGCGTCGACATGTTCGATTGCGTGATGCCGACCCGCAACGCCCGCAACGGCCATTACTTCACCTCCACCGGCACGGTGCGGGTGCGCAACGCCAAGTACGAGCGCGACCTGCGCCCGATCGAGGAGGGCTGCGACTGCTATGCCTGCGCCAACGGCTTCAGCCGCGCCTACCTGCGCCACCTGGACCGCTGCAACGAGATGCTCGGGCCGATGCTCGGCACCCTGCACAACCTGCGCTACTACCAGCGCCTGATGGCGCAGATGCGCCAGGCCATCGAGCAGGGAACCTTTGCCGCCTTCCGCGAGTCCTTCTACGCCGCCCGCAGCTGA
- the queA gene encoding tRNA preQ1(34) S-adenosylmethionine ribosyltransferase-isomerase QueA yields MKKSDFHYELPPELIAQAPLAERSASRLLVVPPEPAPLQDRSFRDLTELLQPGDLLVFNDTRVIPARLFGQKSTGGRVEILIERLLGGSEARAQLGVSKSPKPGARIALDAGGEAEVLGRDGEFYRLRFHVPESLEQWLLHAGRLPLPPYIQREPGQDDAERYQTVFAREVGAVAAPTAGLHFDQALLQRLSERGVEFGHVTLHVGAGTFQPVRAEHLDQHVMHSEWLNVGAGLIEQIRRTRAAGGRVIAVGTTVVRALESATRHEDGQSGEGELQPFAGETRLFILPGYRIRSVDGLITNFHLPESTLLMLVSAFAGKERMFAAYAHAIAERYRFFSYGDAMLLLPTAAT; encoded by the coding sequence TTGAAAAAGTCCGACTTCCATTACGAACTCCCGCCCGAGCTGATCGCCCAGGCCCCGCTGGCCGAACGCTCGGCCAGCCGCCTGCTGGTCGTGCCGCCGGAGCCGGCGCCGCTGCAGGACCGCAGCTTCCGCGACCTGACCGAGCTGCTGCAGCCGGGCGACCTGCTGGTGTTCAACGACACCCGGGTGATTCCGGCGCGCCTGTTCGGGCAGAAGAGCACCGGCGGCCGGGTCGAGATCCTGATCGAGCGCCTGCTCGGCGGGTCCGAGGCGCGCGCCCAGCTCGGGGTCAGCAAGTCGCCCAAGCCCGGCGCGCGCATCGCCCTGGACGCCGGCGGCGAGGCCGAGGTGCTGGGCCGCGACGGCGAGTTCTACCGCCTGCGCTTCCACGTGCCCGAGTCGCTGGAGCAATGGCTGCTGCACGCCGGCCGCCTGCCGCTGCCGCCGTACATCCAGCGCGAGCCGGGCCAGGACGACGCCGAGCGCTACCAGACCGTGTTCGCGCGCGAAGTCGGCGCGGTCGCCGCGCCCACCGCCGGCCTGCATTTCGACCAGGCCCTGCTGCAGCGGCTGAGCGAGCGCGGGGTCGAGTTCGGCCACGTCACCCTGCATGTCGGCGCCGGCACCTTCCAGCCGGTGCGCGCCGAGCATCTGGACCAGCACGTGATGCACAGCGAATGGCTCAACGTCGGCGCCGGCCTGATCGAGCAGATCCGCCGCACCCGCGCCGCCGGCGGCCGGGTGATCGCGGTCGGCACGACCGTGGTGCGCGCGCTGGAAAGCGCGACCCGCCACGAGGACGGCCAGAGCGGCGAGGGCGAGCTGCAGCCCTTCGCCGGCGAGACCCGCTTGTTCATCCTGCCGGGCTATCGGATCCGCTCGGTCGACGGCCTGATCACCAACTTCCATCTGCCCGAGAGCACGCTGCTGATGCTGGTCTCGGCCTTCGCCGGCAAGGAGCGCATGTTCGCCGCCTACGCGCATGCGATCGCCGAGCGCTATCGGTTCTTCTCCTACGGCGACGCGATGCTGCTGTTGCCAACCGCAGCGACGTAG